A section of the Rubritalea squalenifaciens DSM 18772 genome encodes:
- a CDS encoding right-handed parallel beta-helix repeat-containing protein yields the protein MSILRPYRTRALLILISIATLASAQAETITWNVQLKYGITAAGIKKAIADAKAHFTKAPSDQVILEFDKGTYYLEDRSEQEGIINLSHVKPGLEGRLIFKGQGMDKTTLVFSDDKHAIVGRQTYRVTMMGMHMTRKNYTVSQGHVVSLSPGKIILDIQPGFPTPLDIFNPDSSQGRYLRRYQDSKTDPQIIQPDNEQIPWQSARHIEGQRWQLTLKRKSQTANYPLGSLIGIKSKHGGQTYWFMGGSDFIFDSVKWTHKTRGVFRGSFGNIQILNCVTDRAPAILGQVPCLASPGGGPQIGQPWDKPITGNIVRNCRFIGSGDDAVAFFHAEGSVTDCYIQDAFARGILLSNSPKVVAENNELVRCPIQRSKDHRLPGAPPLDQQKTKR from the coding sequence ATGTCTATCCTCCGCCCATATCGCACCAGAGCTCTGCTGATCCTGATCAGCATTGCCACACTTGCCTCTGCGCAGGCAGAAACCATCACCTGGAATGTCCAGCTGAAATACGGCATCACCGCAGCCGGCATCAAGAAAGCCATAGCAGACGCCAAAGCGCATTTCACAAAAGCACCGAGTGACCAGGTCATCCTGGAGTTCGACAAAGGCACCTACTATCTGGAAGACAGATCCGAGCAAGAAGGCATCATCAACCTCAGTCATGTCAAACCAGGCCTCGAGGGCAGACTCATTTTCAAAGGCCAGGGCATGGATAAAACGACTCTCGTCTTCAGCGATGACAAGCATGCCATCGTAGGCCGCCAGACCTACCGGGTCACCATGATGGGTATGCACATGACGCGTAAGAACTACACCGTCAGCCAAGGGCACGTGGTCTCCCTCTCCCCCGGGAAAATCATCCTCGATATCCAGCCCGGCTTCCCAACTCCACTGGATATATTCAATCCCGACAGCTCCCAAGGCCGTTACCTCCGCCGCTACCAGGATAGCAAGACTGATCCCCAGATCATCCAGCCGGACAATGAGCAAATCCCCTGGCAAAGCGCCAGACACATCGAGGGACAACGCTGGCAACTGACTCTGAAAAGAAAATCACAGACCGCCAACTACCCGCTTGGCTCCCTCATCGGGATCAAGTCAAAGCATGGCGGCCAGACCTACTGGTTCATGGGCGGGTCCGACTTCATCTTCGACTCCGTCAAATGGACCCACAAGACGCGCGGTGTCTTTCGCGGTAGCTTCGGTAATATCCAGATCCTGAATTGCGTGACCGACCGCGCCCCTGCCATCCTGGGCCAGGTCCCCTGTCTCGCCTCCCCCGGTGGCGGTCCTCAGATCGGTCAGCCCTGGGACAAGCCCATCACTGGAAACATCGTGCGCAACTGTCGCTTCATCGGCTCCGGCGATGACGCCGTCGCCTTCTTCCATGCCGAGGGCTCCGTCACAGACTGCTACATTCAGGACGCCTTCGCCCGTGGCATTCTCCTTTCCAATAGCCCCAAGGTCGTTGCCGAGAACAACGAGCTCGTCCGCTGCCCCATCCAGCGCAGCAAAGATCACCGCCTCCCGGGCGCACCACCGCTCGACCAGCAAAAAACGAAGCGATAG
- a CDS encoding SHOCT domain-containing protein: protein MHSIKPGRGPSIAGGVFCIFFTAVSLGMFILFATVIPDSAPQPIRIIFPLFPLGFVCLGVFLTVYNFKNATSKNRYSAFDITTGEEEPDPLNEFFNKTKPQATQDEPEESLETRLEKLQELKNKELLSDEEYSSQRTRILNSL, encoded by the coding sequence ATGCATAGTATCAAACCCGGCCGAGGCCCATCCATCGCAGGAGGCGTCTTCTGCATCTTCTTCACCGCTGTCAGCCTTGGCATGTTCATCCTCTTCGCCACGGTCATTCCTGATTCCGCTCCTCAGCCCATACGGATCATCTTCCCGCTCTTTCCGCTTGGCTTTGTCTGTCTGGGCGTATTCCTGACCGTCTACAACTTCAAGAATGCGACCAGCAAAAACCGTTACTCGGCTTTCGATATCACTACGGGAGAAGAGGAGCCTGATCCGCTGAACGAGTTCTTTAACAAGACCAAGCCTCAGGCTACTCAGGATGAGCCAGAGGAATCTCTGGAGACTCGACTCGAAAAGCTACAGGAGCTAAAAAACAAAGAACTCCTCAGTGACGAGGAATACAGCAGTCAGCGCACACGCATCCTCAACTCACTTTAA